The stretch of DNA CAGCCAAACCAGTCCCCTTGCTCCAGTCATGTTTAAGTAACAGGTCTCTTTAAGTGCACTTTTAAATTTAGTTGTGGCTGTGCAGGCTAATCAAATGCTAGCACTCACATTCTCAGCTGCTTCCTCTGAACATGACTGTGAGCTGTTTAATGGAgccaggtgatctttaaggtcccttccaacccaaaccattcaggGATGCTGTGATAACGCAACCTGACGATGATTGTTTTTGCCTGGAGCCCAGGGGAAACGCATTCACCACTCAGTGGTTTACTTACAGCCAGGGCATTTCGCTACAGGCATTCAATGGACAGAACATCCTTCTTTTCTCTTGAGATTAGAAATTATGCGAAATACACGTGAGTTaatatattttagtttaaaatccaTATGTCGTGACTTTCTAGAGATTAACTTCAGGGTCAGAGAAGAATGTTTTCAGGTGAGCCTGATTGGGGTTCAGCTAGCTGTGACAGATGCAGTTCAtctgggggtgggagggggaatTGTGGAGAGGATAAAAGAGGCTTTGGAAGGCAGTGCAGGGTTCTTTCTCTCAGGGAAGCTTTCCAGTCTTTGTCCAAGTAATctcctgcagtgctctgcaCCGTATTATGCCCTCACCTATTCCTTTTAATCACTTTCTTCCTTTGGAGCTCTCCCCATCTGCGGACTTgaggccctgcagcagccccctaGTTATCCCCGGCAAAGAGGGGAAGGCCTTTTTGGGAGGAACCCCCTCGCCAAGGGTCCGCCGCCTGCCTCCGCGCCTGGCCTGGTGCTCCATCGACTGGGaccagctctgcctcctgcagcccctgggctctgggggctttggGTCTGTCTACAAAGCCACCTACCATGGTGCGACCGTGGCTGTGAAGCAGGTGAAGAAGAGCAGCAAAAACCGGCTGGCATCACGGCAGAGCTTTTGGGCTGAGCTGAACGTCGCCTGGCTGCAGCACGAGAATGTGGTGCGCGTGGTGGCCGCCAGCACGTGTGCCCCTGCCAgccagaacagcctgggcaccATCATCATGGAGTATGTGGGCAACATCACCCTGCACCACGTTATTTACGGCACTGGCAAGGCGTGGAGGCAgggggaggatgaggaaggaGGGTGTGGCAGGAAGGCTCTGAGCATGGAGGAGGCCGTGGGCTATGCCTGCGACATCGCCACGGGCCTGGCCTTCCTCCACGCGCAGGGCATCGTGCACTTAGACCTGAAGCCTGCTAATGTCTTCATCACGGAGCAAGGGGTGTGCAAGATCGGAGACTTTGGCTGCTCCCAGAAACTGGAGGACGGCTTGTCCCACAGCCCCCACGTTTCCCAGCACGGGGGCACCTACACGCACCGTGCCCCCGAGCTCCTCAAGGGCGAGAGGGTGACGGCCAAGGCGGACATCTACTCCTTTGCCATCACCCTCTGGCAGATGGTCATGCGGGAGCAGCCCTACCTGGGCGAGCGGCAGCACGTGCTCTATGCCGTGGTGGCCTACAACCTGCGCccttccctggctgctgctgttttccacGAGTTGCCCACGGGCCAAAGGCTGAGGAGCATTATtagctgctgctggaaggccAACGTGGAGCAGCGCCTCagtgctgcccagctgctgcccagcctcaGGGCCCTTAAGGGGAGCCTCTAGGAAAAAACTGAAGatgactccttttttttttttttattcgcATCTTGTCTTTCCACCCACCTTCCCTGCAAGTGTGATGGGTTTAGCCCCTCTGTGATCCAAAGACTTTGTTgctctttttatatttaaaaaaaaagtcagtttgtTATAAGAAGATTACAAATAAAGACATTTAACTAGACTTTGGGGCTTTTTAAACCATGGAGGGGAATAGAG from Anas platyrhynchos isolate ZD024472 breed Pekin duck chromosome 2, IASCAAS_PekinDuck_T2T, whole genome shotgun sequence encodes:
- the MOS gene encoding proto-oncogene serine/threonine-protein kinase mos yields the protein MPSPIPFNHFLPLELSPSADLRPCSSPLVIPGKEGKAFLGGTPSPRVRRLPPRLAWCSIDWDQLCLLQPLGSGGFGSVYKATYHGATVAVKQVKKSSKNRLASRQSFWAELNVAWLQHENVVRVVAASTCAPASQNSLGTIIMEYVGNITLHHVIYGTGKAWRQGEDEEGGCGRKALSMEEAVGYACDIATGLAFLHAQGIVHLDLKPANVFITEQGVCKIGDFGCSQKLEDGLSHSPHVSQHGGTYTHRAPELLKGERVTAKADIYSFAITLWQMVMREQPYLGERQHVLYAVVAYNLRPSLAAAVFHELPTGQRLRSIISCCWKANVEQRLSAAQLLPSLRALKGSL